In a genomic window of Chryseobacterium sp. G0162:
- a CDS encoding 3-oxoacyl-[acyl-carrier-protein] synthase III C-terminal domain-containing protein, with the protein MKLGHTYFYHPEHAETNEFVIEQFEQKNVSMQKIQNALGRSNRFIATEDSEETTLSMGIHAAKGALRESNTSILDIDIIVFVTSTSEHLIPCDAIKIHQALQGKANTLCYDINVNCIGAFVALDQITKYLSVSDTAQKALIICSEKLSSILDSENPVTAFCFSDSSFAFIVEKDDSTSGLMDVLYHTDSSICNTVLFPPKGYSCYHPNDVTLWDNSFDGSGSVNFALNDMNGFLERNHLNIEKIDLFLFSQFSLKNINIIGEHFNLPPEKIPFYSREVGYTGSSSPFLALHQYQKNVRKLQQGEHILIWTLGAGYQAGLMLWKY; encoded by the coding sequence ATGAAATTAGGTCACACTTATTTTTATCATCCGGAACATGCGGAAACCAATGAGTTTGTTATTGAACAATTTGAACAGAAAAATGTGTCTATGCAAAAAATTCAAAATGCATTAGGGCGAAGCAATCGATTTATTGCAACTGAAGATTCGGAAGAGACAACATTATCTATGGGAATACATGCAGCAAAGGGAGCCCTCAGAGAAAGCAATACTTCCATTTTGGATATTGATATTATTGTATTTGTAACCAGCACTTCAGAACATCTCATCCCCTGTGATGCGATCAAGATTCATCAGGCATTACAGGGAAAGGCGAATACACTGTGTTATGATATCAATGTCAATTGTATCGGAGCTTTTGTAGCCTTGGACCAGATTACAAAATATCTATCGGTATCTGATACAGCTCAAAAAGCATTGATAATATGTTCTGAGAAATTATCAAGTATATTGGACTCTGAGAATCCTGTAACAGCATTTTGTTTTTCTGATTCATCTTTTGCTTTTATTGTAGAAAAAGATGATTCTACTTCAGGATTAATGGATGTTCTTTACCATACAGACAGTAGTATTTGTAATACGGTATTGTTTCCTCCTAAAGGATATTCTTGTTACCATCCGAATGATGTTACTTTATGGGATAATAGCTTCGATGGAAGTGGTAGTGTCAATTTTGCACTGAATGATATGAACGGTTTTTTAGAACGTAATCATTTAAATATTGAAAAAATCGACCTGTTTTTATTTTCTCAATTTTCATTAAAAAACATCAATATTATTGGTGAACATTTTAATTTACCGCCAGAAAAAATTCCGTTCTATTCAAGAGAAGTAGGGTATACCGGCTCTTCCAGTCCATTTCTGGCTTTGCATCAATATCAAAAGAATGTAAGAAAACTCCAGCAAGGAGAACATATTCTGATTTGGACATTGGGGGCAGGCTATCAGGCAGGATTAATGCTATGGAAATACTAA
- a CDS encoding alpha/beta hydrolase, whose amino-acid sequence MKKLINIVVVLTAFAQFSAQKIIHQEVFSPKMNKKIKTIIITPNVQPNTTYPSVYILHGFSGNPDRILKEDIPDIVKKAQEYKTIYILPDGNYSSWYVDSPIIKDSQYQTFIGKELVDFIDKNYPVKAEKRFRGILGWSMGGYGATNIGVTYNKTFGIVGSSCGALDFNAFGEGYNKYMVNKVIGPLESINSNFFTDNKIKLMATAGQRYIFDCGTEDIQMIGQNRKFHAKLTEQKIQHLYTESLGAHDNQYWSRSLSEQLTLFDKYFK is encoded by the coding sequence ATGAAAAAGTTAATCAACATTGTTGTTGTTCTGACTGCCTTTGCACAGTTTTCAGCACAGAAGATCATTCATCAGGAAGTTTTCAGTCCTAAGATGAATAAAAAGATCAAAACGATCATCATCACTCCAAACGTACAACCCAATACAACATATCCATCGGTATATATTCTTCATGGTTTCAGTGGTAATCCAGACAGAATACTAAAGGAAGATATTCCAGATATCGTTAAGAAAGCTCAGGAGTATAAAACCATTTATATATTACCTGACGGAAATTACAGTTCCTGGTATGTAGACAGTCCGATCATTAAAGACTCCCAGTACCAAACCTTTATCGGAAAAGAATTGGTTGATTTTATTGACAAAAATTATCCGGTAAAAGCTGAAAAGAGATTTAGGGGAATTTTGGGATGGAGTATGGGCGGTTATGGAGCTACAAATATTGGGGTCACCTATAACAAGACATTTGGAATTGTAGGAAGTTCATGTGGCGCTTTAGATTTTAATGCTTTTGGAGAAGGCTATAATAAATATATGGTTAATAAAGTAATAGGACCATTGGAATCTATAAACTCTAATTTCTTTACAGACAACAAGATTAAATTAATGGCTACAGCCGGACAACGTTATATTTTCGACTGTGGAACGGAAGATATTCAGATGATCGGACAAAACAGAAAATTCCATGCAAAACTTACTGAACAAAAGATACAACACCTGTATACAGAATCCCTAGGAGCTCACGATAATCAATACTGGAGCCGCTCACTTTCTGAACAATTAACCCTGTTTGATAAATACTTCAAATAG